The proteins below are encoded in one region of Sporosarcina sp. FSL K6-1508:
- the dat gene encoding D-amino-acid transaminase, translating into MTIGYFNGEFIPVEQLVIPIDERGHQFGDGVYEVIRVYDGKLFMLEEHIERLFKSAQAIRLQGDHSIEEIQQLVQEAVGKSGLADCDVYIQITRGIATRKHLFPDIPVSVSMTIRPMKPISDAVREKGMNAIFHEDERWANCYIKSLNLLPNILAKQTAQDAGCYEAILVSDGFVTEGTSSNVYIVSNKTIYTTPLSKHILAGITRMAVKELANGLGFPFVEKQFTTEELLQADEVFITSTTNEVMPIVNIDGKNIKDGSAGEMTLKLNEKLMELVKSVQHT; encoded by the coding sequence ATGACTATTGGTTATTTTAATGGTGAATTTATTCCAGTTGAGCAGCTTGTTATCCCTATCGACGAACGAGGTCATCAATTTGGCGATGGTGTCTATGAGGTAATTCGCGTTTACGATGGTAAATTATTTATGTTGGAAGAACATATTGAACGGCTATTTAAAAGCGCACAAGCGATTAGGCTGCAAGGTGATCATTCTATAGAAGAGATTCAACAGCTTGTCCAAGAAGCAGTTGGAAAATCAGGATTGGCAGATTGTGATGTCTATATTCAAATTACAAGAGGGATAGCAACGCGAAAACATTTATTTCCAGACATACCTGTCTCTGTTTCGATGACAATTAGGCCTATGAAACCGATAAGTGATGCGGTTAGAGAAAAAGGAATGAATGCGATATTCCATGAAGATGAACGATGGGCAAACTGTTATATTAAGTCATTAAATCTTCTGCCGAATATACTGGCTAAACAAACCGCCCAAGATGCTGGTTGTTATGAAGCAATTCTTGTGAGTGATGGTTTCGTGACAGAAGGAACGAGTTCTAATGTGTATATAGTAAGCAACAAGACAATCTATACAACACCGCTTTCAAAACATATTTTAGCTGGAATTACACGGATGGCGGTAAAAGAACTTGCAAATGGTCTTGGTTTTCCATTTGTTGAAAAACAATTTACGACTGAAGAATTATTGCAGGCAGATGAGGTTTTCATTACAAGTACAACTAATGAAGTCATGCCGATTGTTAATATAGACGGAAAAAATATTAAGGACGGGTCTGCTGGGGAAATGACTTTGAAGTTGAATGAAAAGCTTATGGAACTGGTTAAGTCTGTCCAACATACTTAA
- a CDS encoding winged-helix domain-containing protein, with protein sequence MRKLHVISIQKAYLDIVVNQLVEIFGDEFELSAITLQELTMDVIAEQDIVILSKEILKGITRPFIPESCPIIIAKREVNIAATKDLYKLLNGQQILVINDTIEHAVETAISLKSIYFEHDYIAYDPMNLMPSNINWIVTPGEMELVPREFENVIDIAPRTLDFKTVLETAKFMKFEMEQVLLMNRFHKSQLALAEKWNDENELQYRKVLVQQTDKRLKVEDRQEKYNSLSVETMSSIIGKIEEHGFLEESLAILAVYKEAKGNFESFGRAKVKLKLHDAGIKFSDQQLRLRLEKMQEIGLVNARQGRGGTKLSDKGEAFLKQHNEVASNEF encoded by the coding sequence ATGCGAAAACTTCATGTTATTTCAATTCAAAAAGCTTATTTAGACATCGTGGTCAATCAATTAGTGGAGATATTCGGAGATGAATTTGAATTATCTGCAATCACGCTGCAAGAGCTTACAATGGATGTCATTGCGGAACAGGATATTGTTATCCTGTCTAAAGAGATATTAAAGGGAATCACTCGTCCGTTCATACCGGAATCATGTCCAATTATTATTGCAAAGCGCGAAGTAAATATAGCAGCAACGAAAGACCTGTACAAACTGCTAAATGGACAACAGATTCTAGTTATTAACGATACTATTGAACATGCTGTAGAAACAGCAATATCCCTTAAAAGTATCTATTTTGAGCACGACTATATTGCTTATGACCCTATGAATTTAATGCCTTCTAATATCAATTGGATTGTTACACCTGGGGAGATGGAACTTGTTCCGAGAGAATTTGAAAATGTGATTGATATTGCCCCAAGGACACTGGATTTCAAAACTGTGCTGGAGACAGCTAAATTCATGAAATTTGAAATGGAACAGGTTTTATTAATGAATAGATTTCATAAATCGCAATTGGCATTGGCGGAAAAGTGGAATGATGAAAATGAACTTCAGTATAGGAAAGTGTTGGTTCAACAGACTGATAAGCGTTTAAAAGTCGAGGATAGGCAGGAAAAGTATAACTCCTTATCTGTAGAAACAATGAGTTCGATTATCGGTAAAATCGAAGAACATGGCTTTTTAGAAGAGAGTTTAGCAATCTTAGCTGTCTATAAAGAAGCCAAGGGGAATTTCGAATCCTTTGGTCGTGCAAAAGTGAAACTGAAATTACACGATGCTGGTATTAAGTTTTCCGATCAACAACTTCGACTTCGATTAGAAAAAATGCAGGAGATAGGTTTGGTCAATGCGCGTCAAGGTAGGGGTGGGACGAAGCTGTCGGATAAAGGCGAAGCGTTTTTGAAACAGCACAATGAGGTAGCAAGTAACGAATTTTAG
- a CDS encoding ABC transporter ATP-binding protein, with amino-acid sequence MSQNLLEVHNIKKYFPIKKKLFSKKKEFVKAVDGVSFTVKKGETLSIVGESGCGKSTTGRVLMKLLDATEGRIVFEGQDITDLTDDEIRPLRKEFQMVFQDPYASLNPRLTVKEIIEEPLIVHNIEKSQRADRVIELLEVVGLNRYHANRYPHEFSGGQRQRIGIARALAVNPKLIIADEPVSALDVSIQSQILNLLKDLQEQYNLTYVFIAHDLSVVEHISDRVGVMYLGRLVELADRDGLFGGPLHPYTKALLSAVPIPDPTLRRDRIILKGDIPSPADPPSGCTFHTRCPFAQQLCKDQVPEFRELGKGHFVACHFAEELRG; translated from the coding sequence ATGAGTCAGAACTTACTGGAAGTACACAACATAAAAAAATATTTTCCGATAAAGAAAAAGCTGTTCAGTAAAAAGAAAGAATTTGTAAAGGCAGTGGATGGTGTTTCTTTTACAGTGAAAAAGGGAGAGACATTAAGTATCGTTGGAGAAAGTGGCTGTGGCAAGTCCACTACCGGCAGAGTATTGATGAAGTTATTGGATGCGACGGAAGGACGAATTGTTTTCGAGGGGCAAGACATCACTGATTTAACGGATGATGAAATTCGCCCGCTACGAAAAGAATTCCAAATGGTTTTCCAAGATCCCTATGCGTCACTCAATCCGCGGCTTACAGTAAAGGAAATCATCGAAGAACCACTGATCGTTCATAATATCGAAAAATCACAAAGGGCGGACCGTGTTATTGAATTATTGGAAGTTGTCGGGTTGAATAGATACCATGCGAATCGCTACCCCCATGAGTTTAGTGGTGGGCAGCGCCAACGTATTGGTATTGCACGAGCACTGGCAGTGAATCCAAAGCTCATCATTGCAGATGAACCGGTTTCGGCACTTGACGTTTCTATTCAATCACAAATACTTAACTTATTAAAAGATTTACAGGAACAATATAATTTGACATACGTATTTATCGCACATGATTTAAGTGTAGTAGAACATATTTCGGACCGGGTTGGGGTTATGTATTTAGGGAGGCTTGTCGAATTGGCTGATCGGGATGGATTGTTCGGAGGTCCACTTCATCCTTACACGAAAGCTTTACTAAGTGCAGTTCCAATACCGGATCCTACTTTAAGAAGAGATCGAATTATATTAAAAGGGGATATACCGAGTCCGGCCGATCCGCCTTCTGGATGCACATTCCACACTCGTTGTCCTTTTGCCCAACAATTATGCAAAGATCAAGTACCCGAGTTCCGGGAATTAGGCAAAGGTCATTTTGTAGCTTGTCATTTTGCAGAAGAATTACGGGGTTAA
- a CDS encoding ABC transporter ATP-binding protein: MNQTVLKVTNLQTHFTSDSGVVKAVDGVSFEVSKGETLGIVGESGSGKSVTSLSIMRLLKDTPGHIAGGEILYEGRDLVKISENEIRKIRGNDIAMIFQEPMTSLNPVFKIGRQLEEAIILHLKMSKKQARVRSIEMLTAVGISRPDKIVHEFPHQLSGGMRQRVMIAMAMACNPKVLIADEPTTALDVTIQAQILDLMRNLTKTTDTAILLITHDLGVVAEMCDRVVVMYGGRAVEESDVLSIFANPKHPYTQGLLASIPKIGERVERLQSIPGNVPIPSRMPEGCKFAPRCPHAMDICWEKEPEFKEVLMKHSVRCWLHEEVHQDESELTGSTQHKKIFSDKEKAVQ, from the coding sequence GTGAACCAAACTGTACTGAAAGTAACTAACCTTCAAACACATTTCACAAGTGATTCCGGTGTTGTAAAAGCAGTGGATGGAGTCTCTTTTGAAGTTTCGAAAGGTGAAACGCTTGGAATCGTTGGAGAATCGGGAAGCGGGAAGAGTGTTACCTCTCTCTCAATTATGAGGTTGTTGAAAGACACTCCCGGACATATTGCAGGTGGAGAAATTCTTTATGAAGGCAGAGATCTTGTCAAAATCAGCGAGAATGAAATCCGGAAAATTCGAGGGAATGACATTGCGATGATATTTCAGGAACCAATGACTTCATTGAATCCTGTATTTAAGATCGGTCGACAATTGGAAGAAGCTATTATCCTTCATCTAAAGATGTCGAAAAAGCAGGCTAGAGTTAGGTCAATTGAAATGCTAACAGCAGTTGGAATTTCACGCCCGGACAAAATTGTCCATGAGTTTCCGCATCAGCTGTCAGGTGGCATGCGTCAACGTGTCATGATTGCGATGGCCATGGCTTGTAACCCGAAAGTCTTGATAGCTGATGAACCGACAACTGCACTGGATGTAACAATACAAGCGCAGATATTGGATTTAATGCGTAACTTGACGAAAACAACAGATACAGCCATTTTACTTATTACGCATGATTTAGGTGTAGTTGCAGAAATGTGTGATCGTGTTGTGGTCATGTACGGGGGGCGTGCTGTAGAAGAAAGCGATGTCCTATCAATCTTTGCTAATCCGAAACATCCTTATACGCAGGGATTACTGGCTTCTATTCCTAAGATAGGGGAAAGAGTAGAACGATTGCAATCCATTCCTGGTAATGTTCCGATACCATCGAGGATGCCGGAAGGTTGTAAATTTGCTCCGAGATGTCCACATGCAATGGATATATGCTGGGAAAAAGAACCTGAATTTAAAGAAGTATTAATGAAGCATTCTGTCAGGTGCTGGTTACATGAGGAGGTGCATCAAGATGAGTCAGAACTTACTGGAAGTACACAACATAAAAAAATATTTTCCGATAAAGAAAAAGCTGTTCAGTAA
- a CDS encoding ABC transporter permease subunit: MQRTLENITSNTPFSEFWRKFKKQKLAFVSFFFVLFLIALALVGPYFVPYDIAEPDYDNVLSGPTAQHWAGTDAYGRDIFSRIIAGTQISLYVGLTSVFLGAIGGTFLGLIAGYYGRKIDMIIMRMCDVLLAFPGILLAIGIIAILGPGLSNVVIAVAIFSVPVFARIVRSSTLAVKSTLYVEATKSIGARPRRIIWKHVFPGTLSSIIVYFTMRIGSAILTAASLSFLGLGAQPPSPEWGAMLSGGRDYLNIAPHVTVFPGLAIFITVLAFNLLGDGLRDALDPKIKD, encoded by the coding sequence ATGCAAAGAACCTTGGAAAACATTACATCGAATACACCATTCTCTGAGTTTTGGAGGAAGTTTAAAAAACAAAAACTTGCGTTTGTATCATTCTTTTTTGTACTATTCCTAATTGCACTTGCGCTTGTCGGACCATACTTTGTGCCTTACGATATAGCTGAACCAGATTATGACAATGTACTTTCGGGTCCTACAGCTCAACACTGGGCAGGAACAGATGCTTATGGCAGGGACATTTTTAGCAGAATAATCGCTGGTACACAAATTTCTTTATACGTCGGATTAACTTCCGTTTTTTTAGGAGCAATTGGAGGAACATTTTTAGGGCTTATTGCTGGCTATTACGGTAGAAAAATCGACATGATTATCATGCGCATGTGTGATGTATTACTCGCATTCCCTGGAATCTTGTTAGCTATCGGTATTATTGCAATTTTGGGACCTGGGCTTAGCAATGTCGTCATAGCGGTCGCGATTTTCAGTGTTCCGGTGTTTGCTCGAATTGTACGCAGTTCGACGCTAGCAGTTAAATCAACCCTTTATGTTGAGGCTACCAAATCAATTGGCGCAAGACCACGTCGAATTATTTGGAAGCATGTCTTTCCAGGAACATTATCTAGTATTATTGTCTATTTCACGATGCGAATCGGTTCGGCAATCTTAACAGCAGCTAGCTTAAGTTTCCTTGGGTTAGGCGCACAGCCGCCTTCACCTGAGTGGGGTGCCATGTTAAGCGGTGGCCGGGATTATTTAAATATTGCACCACATGTGACAGTCTTTCCGGGACTCGCAATCTTCATCACTGTACTTGCATTTAACCTTCTAGGCGATGGCTTACGCGATGCGCTTGATCCGAAAATTAAGGATTGA
- the gsiC gene encoding glutathione ABC transporter permease GsiC, which translates to MFRFIVKRLLEIVPILLIVSILIFLFVHMIPGDPARLVAGEDATLADVEMVRKELGLDKPIVEQYGTYMKNLFKGDMGNSLKTNRPVSEEIGERFMPTFWLTVWSMLWAVVVGLLIGVISATKRNKWQDYLGMFGAVSGLSLPSFWLGLMLIQLFAVTLGWLPTGGMESWKSYILPAFTLGTGVAAVVARFTRSSLMDVLKEDYIRTGRSKGLSERNVTWGHGLRNAMIPVVTMTGLQFGFLLGGSVVIETVFSWPGLGKLLIDSVAYRDYPVIQAEMMIFALEFIVINLIVDLLYGILNPQIRYE; encoded by the coding sequence ATGTTTCGATTCATCGTTAAAAGACTACTCGAAATTGTCCCGATCCTGTTGATTGTGTCCATTCTGATTTTTCTATTCGTACATATGATTCCTGGGGATCCAGCCCGTCTAGTTGCCGGCGAAGATGCAACACTAGCAGATGTGGAGATGGTTAGAAAGGAATTAGGCTTGGATAAGCCGATTGTAGAACAGTATGGCACTTATATGAAGAATCTTTTTAAAGGGGATATGGGGAATTCACTAAAAACAAATCGGCCGGTGAGCGAAGAGATAGGCGAACGATTCATGCCAACGTTTTGGTTAACCGTTTGGAGTATGTTATGGGCGGTCGTTGTCGGTTTATTGATTGGTGTAATTTCGGCAACAAAAAGAAATAAATGGCAGGATTATTTGGGCATGTTCGGAGCTGTTTCGGGGTTATCGTTGCCATCATTCTGGTTAGGACTCATGCTCATCCAACTTTTCGCAGTAACACTAGGCTGGCTACCTACTGGGGGAATGGAGTCATGGAAGAGTTATATACTTCCTGCATTCACTCTCGGAACTGGTGTAGCTGCTGTAGTCGCACGTTTTACACGGTCATCCTTGATGGATGTGCTGAAAGAAGATTATATCCGTACAGGCAGGTCAAAGGGATTAAGTGAACGTAATGTTACATGGGGACATGGCTTAAGAAACGCAATGATTCCTGTTGTTACAATGACAGGCTTGCAGTTTGGATTCTTGCTTGGAGGATCAGTTGTCATTGAAACTGTATTCAGCTGGCCGGGATTAGGAAAACTACTAATCGACTCAGTTGCTTATCGTGACTACCCGGTTATTCAAGCAGAAATGATGATCTTTGCTTTAGAATTCATCGTAATTAATCTAATTGTTGATCTGTTGTATGGCATCTTGAATCCACAGATCCGGTATGAGTAA
- a CDS encoding glutathione ABC transporter substrate-binding protein, with protein sequence MKKAYGLISLLALMMLLVLAGCSSDSKEGSKDASKEDGKPAEKEGKDIVIAVADNFTGMDPHDTNDTLSGSAQKAMLEGLVGFDKDMNVIPLLAEEYSANAEATEFTFKLRENVKFHDGTPFNAEAVKVNFDRLSDPNSGLKRHSLYALIETTEVVNEYEVKFTLSEPFGAMINTFAHPAGLMHSPKALEEFGKEVARNPVGTGAFKFVEWKPSEGLKIEKNEEYWNAGFPKVDSITFKPVSENGSRIAMLQTGEADFIYPVPTEQVEGINGKNGIEVESKPSIVVRYMSMNTLKEPYDDIKVRQALNYAINKEAFVKVVMNDQGTVLDSIIAPDVQFYSKQEPYAFDLEKAQGLLKEAGVEKGFKAKLWGGNSSGAIKAMEFLQQQLAQVGIEVEVVPMESGTISDKIWSVQNPDDAELELYYGGWSPSTGDADWGIRPLVGGKDAFPPKSYNVSYYDNSEVDQLILDGLQTADLDKRAKAYEDAQKTIWNDAPWVFLSADNTLAGKKNYLKGIYLLPDGSLSVSDIEIEE encoded by the coding sequence ATGAAAAAAGCGTATGGTTTAATTTCTTTACTTGCCTTAATGATGCTGCTTGTTTTAGCCGGCTGTAGCAGTGATTCAAAAGAGGGTAGTAAAGATGCTAGTAAAGAGGATGGAAAGCCAGCTGAAAAAGAAGGCAAGGATATCGTCATTGCTGTAGCGGATAACTTTACAGGCATGGATCCACATGACACAAATGACACGCTATCTGGCTCAGCTCAAAAAGCAATGCTTGAAGGACTTGTAGGATTTGATAAAGATATGAATGTGATTCCACTTTTGGCTGAAGAGTATTCGGCAAATGCTGAGGCAACTGAATTCACATTCAAATTACGTGAAAATGTGAAATTCCATGATGGAACGCCTTTTAATGCGGAAGCGGTAAAAGTGAACTTTGATCGACTATCAGATCCAAACAGCGGATTGAAGAGACATAGTCTTTACGCTTTAATTGAAACAACAGAGGTTGTTAATGAATATGAAGTGAAATTTACATTATCAGAACCATTTGGCGCGATGATCAACACATTCGCTCACCCAGCTGGGTTGATGCACAGCCCGAAAGCGTTAGAAGAGTTTGGGAAAGAAGTTGCAAGAAATCCTGTTGGAACTGGAGCATTTAAATTTGTTGAATGGAAACCGAGTGAAGGCCTGAAAATTGAAAAGAACGAAGAATATTGGAATGCAGGATTCCCGAAAGTAGATTCCATTACATTTAAACCGGTATCTGAAAATGGATCAAGAATTGCAATGTTGCAAACAGGTGAAGCGGACTTCATCTATCCGGTTCCTACTGAACAAGTGGAGGGAATTAACGGGAAGAACGGCATTGAAGTAGAAAGTAAGCCTTCTATTGTTGTCCGTTATATGTCTATGAATACATTAAAAGAACCATATGATGATATTAAAGTTAGACAAGCACTTAACTATGCAATCAATAAAGAAGCTTTTGTTAAAGTTGTAATGAACGATCAAGGAACTGTATTGGATTCTATTATTGCACCTGATGTTCAGTTCTACTCAAAACAAGAGCCTTATGCATTCGATCTAGAAAAGGCACAAGGCCTACTAAAAGAAGCTGGCGTTGAAAAGGGCTTTAAAGCGAAACTTTGGGGCGGCAACAGTTCCGGTGCGATTAAGGCAATGGAATTCTTACAACAGCAGTTGGCACAAGTCGGTATAGAAGTTGAAGTTGTACCAATGGAATCAGGCACGATTTCAGACAAAATTTGGTCTGTTCAAAATCCTGATGATGCTGAGCTTGAATTATATTATGGTGGATGGTCACCATCTACTGGAGATGCAGACTGGGGAATCCGTCCACTTGTCGGAGGCAAAGATGCCTTCCCGCCTAAGTCTTATAACGTTTCTTATTATGACAATTCTGAAGTGGATCAGCTAATTCTAGACGGTCTGCAAACAGCAGATTTGGATAAACGTGCAAAAGCTTATGAAGATGCACAAAAAACAATTTGGAATGACGCGCCTTGGGTCTTCTTATCTGCCGACAATACATTGGCTGGTAAGAAAAATTATCTAAAAGGAATCTATCTGTTACCGGATGGTTCATTGAGCGTATCAGATATCGAAATCGAGGAATGA
- a CDS encoding asparaginase has product MDAEHLVDVIRGDNVESEHWGHIAVVNSEGKLLYSKGNPNRVTFARSSMKPLQAIPIVETGAADHYQFNQADLSLACASHNGESQHTDRVKTILSRLGLGTDDLKCGTHPPRWTEAYEALIKAGKEVTPEYNNCSGKHSGMLTTAIHMGESLEDYYKTDHPVQKRIMEVISDISETPLNEIEIGIDGCGVPVHGIPLKNLALSFAKMAKPTSFPEKRKNAIEQVTAAMMAAPEMVGGTDRFCSDFMRIEDGRMFGKAGAEGVYCIGDLETGLGIAIKIEDGNGRATSPVAVEVLKQLDLLTEKQCERLHDYHYPKLKNARQEVIGQLSPIFSLKNA; this is encoded by the coding sequence ATGGATGCTGAACATTTAGTAGATGTAATTAGAGGAGATAATGTTGAAAGTGAGCATTGGGGACATATTGCAGTAGTGAATAGTGAAGGTAAACTTCTCTATTCCAAAGGAAATCCTAATAGGGTAACGTTTGCTCGCTCGTCAATGAAACCTTTACAAGCAATTCCGATTGTTGAAACAGGAGCAGCTGACCATTATCAATTCAATCAAGCCGATCTGTCATTAGCTTGTGCATCACATAATGGAGAAAGTCAGCATACAGATCGGGTAAAAACAATTTTATCTAGACTAGGGCTTGGAACGGACGATTTGAAATGTGGCACGCATCCTCCACGCTGGACAGAAGCGTATGAAGCATTAATTAAAGCGGGTAAGGAAGTCACGCCCGAATATAACAACTGTTCGGGGAAACATAGCGGCATGTTAACTACAGCCATACATATGGGTGAGAGCTTGGAAGATTACTATAAAACGGATCATCCAGTTCAGAAAAGAATTATGGAAGTGATAAGTGATATCTCTGAAACACCCTTAAATGAGATAGAAATTGGTATTGACGGTTGCGGAGTTCCTGTCCATGGCATTCCATTAAAAAACCTCGCATTAAGTTTTGCGAAGATGGCAAAACCAACATCTTTTCCTGAAAAAAGAAAAAATGCAATTGAGCAAGTGACTGCAGCTATGATGGCGGCACCAGAAATGGTCGGAGGCACTGATCGCTTTTGTTCAGATTTCATGAGAATTGAAGATGGTAGAATGTTTGGGAAAGCCGGGGCTGAAGGGGTTTACTGTATTGGTGATCTCGAAACAGGTCTTGGAATTGCCATTAAAATTGAGGATGGTAATGGTCGAGCAACTTCGCCTGTTGCGGTGGAAGTGTTAAAACAGCTCGATTTACTCACTGAAAAACAATGTGAACGTTTACATGACTATCACTACCCAAAGTTGAAGAATGCGAGACAGGAAGTCATCGGACAATTAAGTCCAATCTTTTCATTGAAAAATGCATAA
- a CDS encoding polysaccharide deacetylase family protein yields MKKFTLFLLLFIAIFPSFTEATEVSNVKSIKITETTPVFDEYKKVAVFLKGTSHTVINESDRFYYTVIGNDKVKFSKKKAVIVKGIPNNWMGAHPVRATTSKPVQILDRPTVKANSLGQIQPNMTINVQRLKGNYYPILIGGKTGYIHKNQLVIESGIPVLMYHDLVRSKIDQNASILEVQKFKEQMDYLKKNGWTTITPQQLELWVTKKNALPKKSVLITFDDGYKSTIDLAYPILKNHGFKATSFLITSRIDRPNVVSEMDIIQTQDVYSYQNHTHLFHMFNSFTNLSLFQYESELAIYEDIQQANNSIEQILGEDYRVMAHAYPYGKRSLAAIHALKTSGITSAYTIDEGNVFQGDSLYELKRQRVHSNMNIKDFADKLQGR; encoded by the coding sequence TTGAAGAAATTCACATTGTTTTTACTATTATTTATAGCAATATTTCCATCCTTCACTGAAGCAACCGAAGTATCAAATGTAAAATCAATAAAAATCACCGAAACGACACCTGTTTTCGATGAATACAAGAAAGTCGCTGTATTCCTGAAGGGTACCTCACACACGGTAATAAATGAATCGGACCGCTTTTATTACACTGTCATCGGAAATGATAAAGTTAAGTTTTCGAAAAAGAAGGCAGTAATCGTAAAAGGCATACCAAATAACTGGATGGGTGCTCATCCAGTCCGTGCAACGACTTCAAAACCCGTACAGATTTTGGATCGTCCAACAGTCAAAGCAAACAGCCTGGGCCAAATCCAACCGAACATGACAATCAACGTACAAAGATTAAAGGGGAATTACTACCCAATCTTAATAGGCGGTAAAACGGGTTATATACATAAGAACCAGCTAGTAATCGAATCTGGCATCCCTGTTCTGATGTATCACGATCTTGTACGCAGCAAGATTGATCAAAATGCTTCAATATTAGAAGTTCAAAAGTTCAAAGAACAGATGGATTATTTGAAGAAGAATGGTTGGACGACCATTACTCCTCAACAACTAGAATTATGGGTTACAAAAAAGAATGCCCTGCCAAAGAAATCAGTCCTAATTACATTCGATGATGGTTACAAGTCGACAATCGACTTGGCATATCCTATTTTGAAAAACCACGGATTCAAGGCAACTTCATTCTTAATCACCAGCCGTATCGATCGGCCGAACGTGGTTTCAGAAATGGACATAATTCAAACACAGGATGTCTATTCCTATCAAAATCACACGCACCTATTTCATATGTTCAATTCATTTACGAACCTAAGCCTTTTCCAATATGAATCAGAACTGGCAATCTATGAGGATATTCAACAAGCGAATAATTCCATCGAACAGATTCTTGGTGAAGACTATCGAGTAATGGCCCATGCATATCCTTACGGAAAACGCAGTCTGGCCGCAATTCACGCTTTGAAGACTAGCGGTATAACAAGTGCTTACACAATTGATGAAGGCAATGTCTTCCAAGGTGATTCCCTTTACGAACTAAAACGCCAGCGCGTCCACTCTAATATGAACATCAAAGACTTCGCCGATAAATTGCAGGGAAGATGA
- a CDS encoding DL-endopeptidase inhibitor IseA family protein codes for MKMKEGSFIELKKIWLVVLSLLLVLCTACQKSDSVVTKKNEVSSEKAVELAANWATTVSLVQAGGVYSEGEYERFNYKGETYRYMASYLDTKKELRAELEKSVTKKVARKFMKEHRFIKHKRRLAQLEADEGSLLQWGVATAKEVKSKKNKSVFELSVPVGYTGTFDKFEVTYEYVKKSGWRISKLPEYKK; via the coding sequence ATGAAAATGAAGGAGGGTAGTTTCATCGAGTTAAAAAAGATCTGGCTAGTTGTATTGTCGTTATTATTAGTGTTGTGTACGGCGTGCCAGAAATCAGATAGTGTCGTTACGAAAAAAAATGAAGTTTCTTCGGAAAAAGCAGTGGAGCTTGCAGCGAATTGGGCAACAACAGTAAGCCTCGTACAAGCAGGAGGGGTTTATAGTGAAGGTGAATATGAAAGGTTCAATTATAAAGGCGAGACATATCGATATATGGCCAGTTACTTGGACACGAAGAAGGAGCTGAGGGCTGAACTTGAAAAGTCGGTGACAAAAAAGGTCGCCAGAAAGTTCATGAAAGAGCACAGGTTCATTAAACACAAAAGGAGATTAGCACAGTTAGAAGCTGACGAGGGTTCACTTCTTCAGTGGGGAGTTGCGACAGCTAAGGAAGTGAAATCGAAAAAGAATAAAAGTGTGTTTGAACTAAGTGTACCTGTCGGCTATACGGGCACGTTTGATAAATTCGAAGTCACATACGAATACGTAAAAAAATCGGGTTGGCGTATAAGCAAGTTACCGGAGTATAAGAAATAA
- a CDS encoding transposase, which produces MARINRKWDPNYFDHVVMRGNNRQHIFSNRMDIAVLFHTLNYANTKHPFTVIAYCIMNNHFHLLIRSPEVPLGKVMGLINKQYSNYYRKKYNYTGYLYESRYFARMVPDPIALLSVSAYIHQNPVATKKPMVKRMENYPYSSFRLYHRNIESPYPFLDLTVLPSLLPEPYDTTRNGYTKFCEDFQHNEKIKKYIKATSLNH; this is translated from the coding sequence ATGGCAAGAATAAATCGCAAGTGGGATCCGAATTACTTTGATCATGTTGTAATGCGCGGTAATAACCGGCAGCATATCTTTTCCAACAGAATGGACATAGCGGTACTTTTCCACACCCTCAACTATGCGAATACCAAACATCCTTTTACGGTTATTGCTTATTGCATCATGAATAACCATTTCCACTTACTAATTCGTTCGCCCGAAGTTCCGCTAGGCAAGGTGATGGGGCTTATTAATAAACAGTACAGCAATTATTACAGAAAAAAATACAACTACACCGGATATCTATATGAAAGCCGTTATTTTGCTCGTATGGTGCCTGATCCTATCGCCCTGCTCTCCGTAAGTGCATACATACACCAGAATCCAGTTGCGACCAAGAAACCCATGGTTAAGCGAATGGAAAACTATCCATACAGCTCATTCCGCTTATATCATAGAAACATTGAATCACCCTACCCATTTCTTGATCTCACTGTTTTGCCCTCTCTCCTCCCAGAACCTTATGACACAACGCGTAATGGCTACACAAAATTCTGTGAGGACTTTCAACACAACGAAAAGATAAAAAAATATATAAAAGCAACATCCCTGAATCATTAA